A single window of Eucalyptus grandis isolate ANBG69807.140 chromosome 1, ASM1654582v1, whole genome shotgun sequence DNA harbors:
- the LOC104434623 gene encoding histidine kinase 2, producing the protein MSLSPLVGVLLRLSTLFVEWPMGKMHPNGKLAGSNGKLQASFKLDKGNAPIKAHNCMERWRRKLIFVCLLLMVVSGFVWFFSGFSESSLVGKAKDPELWEEKARIFIQHFNVSKNQLHALVSLLDDSKQVASIQCSKLLKEMGKEMTFINGCACSLKVDCSEHLDLLKQQVLNGEDAEFEDQCPVQPENLSWEDCLSMLQEKSIATASLSEISFQSVNNPNFLEDMSQARGKGNHAGDSCGTRSFGLVKGCWWVIFVMIVICKVCGFYMRVQRDQTQKTVKPKPVSQQRELLLQQRQQQQNHSSSKSAGRWRKKLLIVFVVAGVMTSIWLFWHLYAKNVLRREETLANMCDERARMLQDQFNVSMNHVHALAILVSTFHHGKQPSAIDQKTFGEYTERTAFERPLTSGVAYALKVPHSEREQFEKRHDWTIKKMETADQTLVPDYMLDRLDPAPIQDEYAPVVFSQETVSHIVSIDMMSGKEDRENILRARASGKGVLTSPFKLLKSNHLGVVLTFAVYDRELPADATAEQRIEATVGYLGASYDVPSLVEKLLHQLASKQTIVVNVYDTTNGSAPINMYGDDVIDTGLVRVSNVDFGDPLRRHEMHCRFKQRPPLPWTAINSSVGLLVITLLVGHIFHAAINRIAKVEEDYRQMMELKSRAEAADVAKSQFLATVSHEIRTPMNGVLGMLQMLMDTNLNANQLDYAQTAHACGKDLISLINEVLDQAKIESGRLELEKVPFDLRLALDNVLSLISGRSNEKGIELAVYVSDRVPEAVIGDPGRFRQIITNLVGNSIKFTHEGHIFVSVHLLEEGCSQHDFRDVEKRLSSNLVEDTSDKTFNTLSGFQVVDRRKSWERFKKLNRSDQIDVNESVEVLVTVEDTGVGIAREAQSRIFTPFVQADSSTSRTYGGTGIGLSISKCLVDLMHGEIGFVSEPGTGSTFSFTVPFAKCEMNCLEVKGQNYDSIISEFRGLRALVIDKRRIRAEVARYHLERLRISVDVACSLKSACTYLSNSSSPRELSDFDMVLIDKDVWDRQTGLELNISLWKHRQNGSNGVSIRPKIFLLATSISPIEHSELKLANLVDNVLAKPLRLSVLISFLQEALGNGKKRLSDRRKVSTLGSLLKGRRILVVDDNLVNRRVAEGALKKYGAIVTCVGSGKDAVAKLQPPHDFAACFMDLQMPEMDGFEATRQIRHLESEVNSKIASGEASSDAFQNVVHWHTPILAMTADVIQATNEECLKCGMDDYVSKPFEEEQLYSAVARFFESG; encoded by the exons ATGAGTTTGTCACCTCTAGTTGGAGTTCTTCTTAGGCTATCAACTCTCTTTGTTGAGTGGCCTATGGGAAAGATGCATCCTAATGGCAAGCTTGCCGGATCTAATGGCAAATTGCAAGCGAGCTTCAAGTTGGATAAAGGGAACGCGCCCATCAAAGCTCACAATTGTATGgaaagatggaggagaaagcTCATATTCGTTTGTCTTCTGCTTATGGTCGTCTCTGGGTTTGTTTGGTTTTTCTCGGGTTTCAGTGAGAGTTCTTTGGTGGGGAAGGCGAAAGACCCGGAACTGTGGGAGGAAAAAGCTCGAATCTTTATACAGCATTTCAATGTCAGCAAGAACCAACTCCATGCTTTAGTTTCTCTGCTCGATGACTCCAAACAG GTAGCATCCATCCAATGTTCCAAATTACTCAAAGAAATGGGAAAGGAAATGACATTTATAAATGGTTGTGCCTGCTCTCTAAAAGTCGATTGCTCAGAACATCTGGATCTTCTGAAACAGCAAGTATTGAATGGGGAAGATGCTGAATTTGAGGACCAGTGCCCGGTTCAACCTGAGAATCTCTCCTGGGAGGATTGCCTGTCAATGCTACAGGAAAAATCAATTGCAACTGCTTCGCTATCTGAAATTTCATTCCAATCAGTCAATAATCCAAACTTTCTGGAG GACATGTCACAAGCAAGGGGGAAGGGAAATCATGCAGGAGATAGCTGCGGGACTAGGTCCTTTGGTTTAGTAAAAGGATGCTGGTGGGTTATTTTTGTGATGATAGTGATCTGCAAGGTGTGTGGTTTTTATATGAGAGTTCAGAGGGACCAAACACAAAAAACAGTTAAGCCAAAGCCAGTGAGTCAGCAGCGGGAGCTGCTGCTTCAGCAGAGGCAGCAACAGCAAAACCATAGTTCCTCCAAAAGTGCTGGGAGGTGGCGaaaaaaacttttaattgtaTTTGTTGTAGCTGGAGTAATGACGTCCATTTGGTTGTTTTGGCATTTATATGCTAAAAATGTTCTGAGGAGAGAAGAGACCCTGGCCAACATGTGTGATGAGCGAGCCAGGATGCTGCAAGATCAGTTTAATGTCAGCATGAACCATGTTCATGCCTTGGCTATTCTCGTTTCCACCTTTCACCATGGAAAACAACCGTCAGCTATAGATCAG aaaacttttggagaATACACAGAAAGAACAGCTTTTGAGAGACCACTTACTAGTGGTGTTGCGTATGCTTTAAAAGTACCTCACTCAGAGAGGGAGCAATTTGAGAAGCGACATGACTGGacaataaagaaaatggaaactGCCGATCAGACACTTGTGCCGGACTATATGCTAGATAGGTTGGACCCGGCACCTATTCAAGATGAGTATGCACCTGTCGTATTTTCTCAAGAAACTGTCTCTCACATAGTCTCCATTGACATGATGTCCGGAAAG GAAGATCGGGAGAATATACTGCGGGCTAGGGCATCTGGGAAAGGAGTACTGACTTCTCCCTTCAAGCTTCTGAAGTCAAATCACCTTGGTGTTGTACTAACTTTTGCTGTATATGATAGAGAACTGCCTGCTGATGCTACAGCTGAGCAACGTATTGAAGCAACAGTGGG GTATTTGGGTGCATCTTATGATGTCCCTTCCCTAGTTGAGAAGCTTCTGCATCAGTTGGCCAGCAAGCAGACGATTGTCGTAAATGTCTATGACACAACCAATGGATCTGCACCAATCAATATGTATGGTGATGACGTTATTGACACTGGGCTGGTTCGCGTTAGTAATGTTGATTTTGGGGATCCACTTAGGAGGCATGAGATGCACTGCAG GTTCAAGCAGAGACCTCCTTTGCCGTGGACTGCAATAAATTCATCAGTTGGACTGCTGGTCATCACGTTGCTTGTCggccatatttttcatgcaGCTATAAATCGAATTGCTAAGGTGGAGGAGGACTATCGACAGATGATGGAGCTGAAAAGTCGTGCTGAGGCTGCAGATGTGGCAAAATCTCAG TTTCTTGCGACTGTTTCCCACGAGATTAGAACTCCTATGAATGGTGTTTTAG GCATGCTGCAAATGCTTATGGATACAAATCTCAATGCAAATCAACTGGATTATGCCCAAACTGCTCATGCATGTGGAAAAGATTTGATATCACTGATCAATGAGGTTCTTGATCAGGCCAAGATTGAATCTGGACGTCTCGAGCTAGAAAAAGTGCCTTTTGATCTTCGTTTGGCTCTGGATAATGTGCTATCACTTATTTCGGGCAGATCTAATGAAAAAGGAATTGAG TTGGCTGTCTATGTCTCTGATCGGGTACCGGAAGCTGTTATTGGTGATCCTGGTCGATTCCGGCAGATAATTACAAATCTTGTTGGGAACTCAATCAAG TTTACACATGAAGGGCATATATTTGTCTCAGTTCATCTGCTAGAAGAAGGATGCAGTCAGCATGATTTTAGAGATGTGGAGAAGAGACTAAGTTCAAACTTAGTTGAAGATACATCGGACAAAACTTTTAATACATTGAGTGGGTTTCAAGTGGTTGACAGAAGGAAAAGCTGGGAGCGCTTTAAGAAGTTAAATCGGTCCGATCAAATTGATGTGAATGAATCAGTTGAAGTACTTGTTACTGTTGAGGATACAGGTGTTGGAATTGCCAGAGAGGCACAAAGCCGCATATTCACACCTTTTGTGCAGGCTGATAGCTCCACATCACGTACATATGGTGGCACTGGAATTGGCTTGAGTATTAGCAAATGTCTAGTGGATCTTATGCACGGGGAGATCGGGTTTGTAAGTGAACCGGGCACTGGAAGTACATTTTCCTTTACTGTACCCTTTGCAAAATGTGAAATGAACTGTCTTGAAGTGAAGGGGCAAAATTACGATTCAATCATATCAGAGTTCAGAGGATTGAGAGCCTTGGTGATAGATAAAAGACGCATCCGAGCTGAGGTCGCAAGATATCATCTTGAGAGACTAAGAATATCAGTGGACGTCGCTTGCAGTTTGAAGTCAGCCTGTACTTACCTTTCCAACTCTTCTAGCCCAAG GGAACTATCGGATTTTGACATGGTTCTCATCGACAAAGATGTTTGGGACAGGCAAACAGGTTTAGAACTCAATATTTCACTTTGGAAACACAGGCAAAATGGCAGCAATGGAGTGTCAATACGTCCCAAGATTTTTCTTCTGGCTACATCCATTAGTCCAATTGAGCACAGCGAGCTCAAATTAGCCAACCTGGTAGATAATGTGCTGGCAAAGCCTCTCAGATTGAGTGTCTTGATATCCTTTCTCCAGGAAGCCCTCGGTAATGGTAAGAAGAGGCTATCTGATAGGAGAAAAGTATCAACTCTTGGCAGTTTgctgaaaggaagaagaatcttgGTTGTGGATGACAACTTGGTAAACAGAAGAGTAGCAGAGGGTGCTTTAAAGAAATATGGTGCCATTGTTACCTGTGTTGGGAGTGGTAAGGATGCTGTGGCCAAGCTTCAGCCGCCCCATGACTTCGCTGCTTGCTTCATGGATTTGCAAATGCCAGAGATGGACGG GTTTGAGGCAACACGACAAATTCGTCACCTCGAGAGTGAGGTTAATAGTAAGATTGCATCTGGGGAAGCATCTTCCGATGCATTTCAGAATGTGGTACATTGGCATACTCCTATCTTAGCCATGACAGCTGACGTAATTCAGGCTACAAATGAAGAATGCCTCAAATGTGGA
- the LOC104434656 gene encoding OBERON-like protein: protein MGTSSGSNIHHQPSSQMLPPRQQARGGGLQTSLSLVSSDAHLSPDVQDPRPNSDQIHESPTESASSRETWPTSDAILGKKLENGKSDNDAFEQSVVRRMSSADKVDLRDIAKERVDVIAERMHRLPDDYLDDLKNRLRAILEGNGGSQQREEFLFLQKLVQSRSDLTAKTLIRANRVQLEILVSINTGIQAFLHPNISLSQTSLIEVFVYKRCRNIACQNQLPADDCTCEICTGRNGFCNLCMCVICNKFDFEVNTCRWIGCDLCSHWTHTDCAIRDGQICMGPSVKIGAGSSEMLFRCRACNRTSELLGWVKDVFQHCAPAWDRDALIRELDFVSRIFGGSEDQRGRSLFWKCGELIQKMKDGLVESTACRAILMFFQDLEGESPKNLENGEGGRLIAPHEACGRIAEVVQEAIRKMEMVADEKMRMFKKARIALDTCDRELEDKAREMAELKMERQKKKLQIEELEKIVRLKQAEAEMFQRKADEAKREADRMQRIALAKSEKSEEEYASRYLKLRLSEAEAERQYLLEKIQLQDSSRASQSSGGGDSSQMMYTKIKDLLQMYNSSAKTENQSNGHNPFRSSS from the exons ATGGGAACATCATCTGGTTCTAACATTCACCACCAACCTTCTTCGCAAATGCTGCCTCCTCGTCAACAAGCTCGGGGTGGAGGTTTGCAAACATCCCTTTCCCTTGTGTCATCAGATGCCCACTTGTCTCCTGATGTGCAGGACCCTCGACCTAACTCTGATCAAATTCACGAGTCGCCTACTGAAAGTGCTAGTTCTAGGGAAACATGGCCTACTAGCGATGCTATTTTGGGAAAGAAGTTGGAGAATGGGAAGTCTGACAATGATGCCTTTGAACAGTCAGTTGTACGCCGTATGTCCAGTGCAGATAAGGTAGACCTTCGGGACATTGCAAAAGAACGAGTTGATGTGATTGCTGAGAGAATGCATCGTTTGCCAGACGATTATCTTGATGACTTGAAGAATAGGCTTCGGGCTATCCTTGAAGGGAACGGAGGCTCACAGCAGAGAGaggaatttttgtttttgcaaaAGCTTGTTCAGAGTAGATCTGATTTAACTGCCAAGACGTTGATCAGAGCAAATCGAGTACAGCTTGAGATCCTTGTTTCTATAAATACTGGAATTCAGGCATTTTTACATCCAAATATCAGTCTCTCCCAGACTTCTCTTATTGAAGTGTTTGTGTATAAGAGATGCCGAAATATTGCTTGCCAAAACCAGCTTCCTGCTGATGATTGCACCTGTGAGATATGCACAGGCAGAAATGGTTTCTGCAACCTCTGCATGTGTGTCATATGCAACAAGTTCGATTTTGAGGTGAATACCTGTCGGTGGATCGGCTGCGACTTGTGTTCTCACTGGACTCATACTGATTGTGCCATTCGTGATGGACAAATTTGTATGGGGCCCTCTGTTAAGATTGGAGCAGGCTCGAGTGAAATGCTTTTCCGGTGCCGAGCATGCAATCGGACATCCGAACTGTTAGGTTGGGTGAAAGACGTGTTCCAGCACTGTGCCCCAGCCTGGGACCGCGATGCTCTTATCAGGGAACTTGATTTTGTCAGTCGAATTTTTGGTGGAAGTGAGGATCAACGAGGTAGAAGTCTCTTCTGGAAGTGCGGGGAattaattcaaaaaatgaaGGATGGCCTAGTGGAGTCAACAGCATGCAGGGCAATACTGATGTTTTTCCAAG ACCTTGAGGGTGAGTCTCCAAAGAACCTGGAAAATGGGGAAGGTGGACGATTGATAGCTCCACATGAGGCATGTGGCCGTATTGCTGAGGTGGTGCAGGAAGCCATAAGAAAGATGGAAATGGTTGCTGATGAGAAGATGAGGATGTTTAAGAAAGCTCGTATAGCTCTTGACACTTGCGACCGGGAGCTCGAGGACAAGGCCAGAGAAATGGCAGAACTGAAGATGGAGCggcaaaagaagaaactccaGATTGAGGAGCTGGAAAAGATTGTTAGACTGAAACAGGCAGAGGCAGAGATGTTCCAGCGTAAGGCTGATGAAGCAAAACGGGAGGCGGATAGGATGCAGAGAATTGCTCTTGCAAAGTCCGAGAAGTCCGAGGAAGAGTATGCTAGTCGATATCTCAAGCTTCGTCTCAGTGAGGCCGAGGCTGAGAGGCAATATCTGTTGGAGAAGATTCAGCTTCAGGATAGTTCACGAGCATCGCAAAGCAGTGGTGGGGGCGACTCGTCGCAGATGATGTATACAAAAATCAAGGACCTTCTGCAGATGTACAATTCTTCTGCAAAGACAGAGAATCAGTCCAATGGGCACAATCCTTTCAGATCAAGTTCATGA